One segment of Thermoanaerobacter kivui DNA contains the following:
- a CDS encoding XapX domain-containing protein, giving the protein MKATLLALVTGIIVGLIFSFLKLPLPAPNVLPGVAGIIGIYLGGVFFEYIIKLIGK; this is encoded by the coding sequence GTGAAAGCGACATTATTGGCACTGGTTACAGGAATAATTGTAGGATTGATTTTTTCATTTTTAAAGCTCCCACTTCCTGCTCCAAATGTGTTGCCTGGTGTAGCTGGAATTATAGGTATTTACCTTGGGGGTGTGTTTTTTGAGTACATTATTAAGCTAATAGGCAAGTAA
- a CDS encoding YitT family protein gives MRRKSELINTLEKYGFLFIGALLVATALEIFLVPNNIIDGGITGISIMLSYLTNLPLGIFIFILNIPFLVFGYKQIGKTFVGLTFFAVTVLSVSVTVLDKAPVLTNDTLLASVFGGIILGIGVGLVIRYGGSMDGTEIVAIAISEWTGFSVGEIILFFNIFILGSAGIVFTWDRAMYSLITYFIAFKVIDLAIEGLDEAKAVMIISEKVDEIAEVVIAQLGRSVTFWEGKGGYTGQSKRILYAVVTRLEIAKLKLIIKEIDEGAFVTIHDVYDVFGGKLQKRPIH, from the coding sequence ATGAGAAGGAAAAGTGAGTTAATTAATACTTTAGAAAAGTACGGGTTTTTATTTATTGGTGCTTTACTTGTGGCAACCGCATTGGAAATATTTTTGGTTCCTAATAATATAATAGATGGAGGTATAACTGGCATTTCTATTATGCTTAGTTATCTGACAAATCTGCCACTTGGAATTTTTATTTTCATATTAAATATTCCCTTTCTTGTTTTTGGTTATAAACAAATTGGGAAGACTTTTGTAGGGTTGACCTTTTTCGCTGTTACAGTGCTTTCGGTTAGTGTCACTGTATTAGATAAAGCTCCTGTTTTGACTAATGACACTCTGTTAGCGTCTGTTTTTGGTGGTATTATTTTAGGAATAGGGGTAGGATTGGTTATCAGGTATGGTGGCTCTATGGACGGAACAGAGATTGTAGCTATTGCCATTTCTGAATGGACGGGATTTTCTGTAGGTGAAATTATATTGTTTTTCAATATTTTTATTTTAGGAAGTGCAGGTATAGTTTTTACTTGGGATAGAGCGATGTATTCACTTATTACGTATTTTATTGCTTTTAAAGTGATTGACTTGGCTATTGAAGGTTTGGATGAGGCGAAGGCTGTTATGATAATTTCTGAAAAGGTGGATGAGATTGCAGAGGTTGTTATTGCACAATTGGGAAGAAGCGTGACTTTTTGGGAAGGAAAAGGGGGATATACTGGACAATCAAAAAGAATTTTGTATGCAGTTGTTACGCGTTTGGAAATTGCTAAATTAAAGTTGATTATAAAGGAAATTGACGAAGGAGCTTTTGTTACTATCCATGATGTTTATGATGTTTTTGGAGGTAAACTGCAAAAAAGGCCTATTCATTAG
- the cas6 gene encoding CRISPR-associated endoribonuclease Cas6, producing MRIRITLLPEENKSLNINYNYFLSGWIYNTLKKANKEYAEELHTRGYSYGKKVFKLFTFSQLRSKNLKIVNENIMFLDKTYLYITSPKKEFLLNFVTEVLNNNILKLQDYEFKIETVEILKEPEFDKGENKFICLSPIVTSTAAEIDGKRKSVNLPLHDPRFVENLKNNLIEKYYVIYNTLPDNLSLNINFDMEYYSKNPKGKRIRYKNVYVKGYMVPFTMSGNIELIKVAYDCGIGEKNSAGFGMIQKIR from the coding sequence ATGAGGATAAGAATAACATTGTTACCGGAAGAAAATAAAAGTTTAAACATAAATTATAATTACTTTTTGTCTGGGTGGATATACAATACTTTAAAGAAAGCAAATAAAGAGTATGCGGAAGAATTACATACAAGAGGATATAGCTATGGGAAAAAGGTTTTTAAATTATTTACTTTTTCTCAATTAAGAAGCAAAAATCTTAAGATAGTTAACGAGAATATTATGTTTTTAGATAAAACTTATTTATATATAACTTCTCCCAAAAAAGAGTTTTTGTTAAATTTTGTAACTGAAGTTTTAAATAATAATATCTTAAAATTACAAGATTACGAATTTAAGATTGAAACTGTAGAAATATTAAAGGAACCGGAATTTGATAAAGGAGAAAATAAATTTATATGTTTATCTCCAATTGTAACTTCTACTGCTGCAGAGATAGATGGTAAAAGGAAAAGTGTAAATTTGCCTTTACATGATCCAAGATTTGTAGAAAATTTAAAAAACAATCTCATTGAAAAATATTACGTGATTTACAATACATTGCCAGATAATTTAAGTCTTAATATTAATTTTGACATGGAGTATTATTCGAAAAATCCAAAAGGTAAAAGGATAAGATATAAAAATGTTTATGTAAAAGGGTATATGGTGCCATTTACAATGTCAGGAAATATTGAATTAATCAAAGTGGCATATGATTGCGGTATAGGAGAGAAAAATAGTGCAGGGTTTGGAATGATACAAAAAATAAGATGA
- the cas2 gene encoding CRISPR-associated endonuclease Cas2: MYVLIVYDVEEKRVAKVNKFLKTYLNWVQNSVFEGELTEAQLNRIVLWFKGHLDLECDSVLIYTASSEKWLSKRVIGVEKNSTDNIL; encoded by the coding sequence GTGTATGTACTTATTGTTTATGATGTTGAAGAAAAAAGGGTTGCAAAAGTCAATAAATTTTTAAAGACTTATTTAAATTGGGTGCAAAATTCTGTTTTTGAAGGGGAATTAACAGAAGCTCAGTTAAATAGGATCGTCTTATGGTTTAAGGGACATTTGGATTTGGAATGCGATTCTGTTTTGATATATACTGCTAGTTCCGAAAAATGGCTTTCTAAAAGAGTGATTGGAGTAGAGAAAAATTCTACAGATAATATTTTGTGA
- the cas1b gene encoding type I-B CRISPR-associated endonuclease Cas1b: MKRSVYINTNGRLSRKDNTLYLESETYGKKPIPVNNTQEIFLFGEIDLNTRLINFLGQNNITLHVFNYYGYYSGSFYPREHLPSGFLLVKQVEKYKDEYERLKIAKEIINGATHNILKNVKYYSNRKEGLDEYVERIENERKNVKDAKTISELMGVEGRIRNIYYSAFEIIIDGKFEFKNRTMNPPDNPINALISFGNSMMYSTVLTEIYNTQLNPTISYLHEPGERRFSLSLDISEIFKPIIVDRIIFSLVNQKMIREEHFDQELGMCYLNEKGRVIFQREFDEKLATIIKHPKLNRSVSYRRLVRLECYKLIKHILDEEEYEALKMWW; the protein is encoded by the coding sequence ATGAAAAGAAGCGTATATATAAATACTAATGGACGACTCAGTAGAAAAGACAATACCCTTTACTTGGAAAGTGAAACTTACGGGAAAAAGCCTATCCCAGTAAATAATACACAAGAGATATTTTTGTTTGGGGAAATTGATTTAAATACAAGACTTATCAATTTTTTAGGACAAAATAACATAACACTTCATGTTTTTAATTATTACGGATATTATTCAGGAAGCTTTTATCCAAGGGAACATTTGCCGTCAGGTTTTTTATTGGTCAAGCAAGTAGAAAAATATAAAGACGAGTATGAAAGGCTTAAAATTGCAAAAGAAATTATTAATGGTGCCACTCACAATATTTTAAAAAATGTAAAGTATTATTCAAACAGAAAAGAAGGCTTAGATGAATATGTTGAAAGAATAGAAAATGAAAGAAAAAATGTAAAAGATGCCAAAACTATAAGTGAGCTCATGGGAGTAGAAGGGAGAATTAGAAACATATATTACAGTGCATTTGAAATTATCATTGATGGAAAATTTGAATTTAAAAACAGGACAATGAATCCCCCAGACAACCCTATAAATGCCTTAATTTCTTTTGGCAATTCCATGATGTATTCCACAGTTCTGACAGAAATATATAATACACAGCTTAATCCAACAATCAGCTACTTACATGAGCCGGGAGAAAGAAGGTTTTCTTTAAGCCTTGATATAAGCGAAATTTTTAAACCGATAATTGTAGATAGAATTATTTTTAGCTTGGTAAATCAAAAGATGATAAGAGAAGAGCATTTTGACCAAGAATTAGGTATGTGTTATCTTAATGAAAAAGGAAGAGTTATATTTCAAAGAGAATTTGATGAAAAATTAGCTACAATAATAAAACATCCCAAATTAAATAGAAGTGTAAGTTATAGAAGGCTTGTTAGACTTGAGTGTTACAAGCTTATAAAACATATTTTAGATGAAGAAGAATATGAAGCGTTGAAAATGTGGTGGTAA
- the cas4 gene encoding CRISPR-associated protein Cas4, whose amino-acid sequence MNLVTGTEINYYFVCKHKLWLFTHGINMEHNSDYVDIGNALHEKSFTREDKEILIDGRIKIDFVRNQLEIHETKKSKAMEEATKYQILYYIYYLKMKGVDGVTGVIHYMDNHSKEEITLREQNEEKIKQIIEEINKIKEMDKPPQKVKSKVCTKCSYYELCFC is encoded by the coding sequence ATGAATTTAGTTACAGGTACAGAGATAAATTATTATTTTGTATGTAAGCATAAACTTTGGCTTTTTACCCATGGCATAAATATGGAGCATAATTCTGATTATGTAGATATAGGTAATGCGCTGCATGAAAAAAGTTTTACGCGAGAAGATAAAGAAATCCTTATTGATGGGCGCATAAAAATAGATTTTGTGCGGAATCAATTAGAAATACATGAAACTAAAAAAAGCAAAGCGATGGAGGAAGCTACAAAATATCAAATTCTTTACTATATCTACTATTTGAAAATGAAAGGTGTAGACGGAGTTACAGGGGTTATACATTATATGGATAACCATTCGAAGGAAGAAATTACGCTGAGGGAGCAGAATGAGGAAAAGATAAAACAAATAATCGAAGAAATCAATAAAATAAAAGAGATGGATAAACCGCCTCAAAAGGTCAAAAGCAAAGTTTGCACAAAGTGCAGTTATTATGAATTATGTTTTTGTTAG
- a CDS encoding CRISPR-associated helicase/endonuclease Cas3: MGKKILAKSSEYGEETLIQHTQKALNVLKSLKEAYPEVLEICGDEKFYEYLFAAIFLHDFGKAAEGFQKMLKEAKPWGYRHEIISAGFISCLPYSEDVKKDIALAIITHHKDLYELQEGYSTLTPPGKDNYIKRLKELEKNISYLQFMLDKVPEWSKEFLGYEISLNQIKSIEEIEDAFCWAAKEYLNDYEDKKITNEKRKLFLRGFLTACDHLSSASQEEVVKAVSNMKEIFKFPVYRDTQLKAMSTKGSAVLIAPTGYGKTEASLLWSDNNQNEVKGKRIFYLLPYTASINAMYNRFKDTFGDDRVALLHGKAVYFLYKEFTKSGEDYFSAVTKAKTKYNLSQKIFKPYKVLTPFQILKHFFGVGGFEQHIGEMTGGLFILDEVHSYDPHTTALILESLKYLKEEYKVEVLIMSATLPKFLKELFMKELNIGCLIEPSKEELKKIARHKVSVIEGDVFSNIGKIIKDTKENKNVLVVCNTVGHAQKVYSELKEYTDKSALLHSRFILKDREKIEQNLDNVQLLVGTQAIEVSLDIDFDALYTEPAPIDALIQRFGRVNRKGYKGVSPVYIFSQGSEVDKNVYKNQQVVSKTLELLREWDILSEDLIQNLVDEVYKEGYVGKDYEEFIRAKESFRNVIKQLYPFIETKHLKEEFYELFDNREVVPYVFKEEYLEKVKNKEYFEATGYIVGISQRRYIALKKQNLIEDQDYNIGFAYCEYDKDLGLLIDKPYSNIFADDFQY, from the coding sequence ATGGGTAAAAAAATATTGGCAAAAAGTAGTGAATATGGAGAAGAGACACTTATTCAGCATACACAAAAAGCACTCAATGTGTTAAAAAGCCTAAAGGAGGCTTATCCAGAAGTACTTGAGATTTGTGGGGATGAAAAATTTTATGAGTATCTTTTTGCGGCTATATTTCTACACGACTTTGGTAAGGCAGCAGAAGGATTCCAAAAAATGCTAAAAGAAGCTAAACCTTGGGGATATAGGCATGAGATAATATCGGCAGGTTTTATCTCATGCTTACCATACTCTGAGGATGTAAAAAAAGATATAGCTCTTGCAATTATTACACACCATAAAGACTTATATGAATTGCAAGAGGGCTACTCTACTTTAACACCTCCGGGGAAGGATAATTATATAAAAAGGTTGAAAGAACTTGAGAAAAATATAAGCTATTTGCAATTTATGTTGGACAAGGTGCCGGAGTGGAGCAAAGAGTTTTTAGGTTATGAAATTAGCTTAAATCAAATAAAATCCATTGAAGAGATAGAAGATGCTTTTTGTTGGGCGGCAAAGGAGTATCTCAATGACTATGAGGATAAAAAAATCACTAATGAGAAGAGAAAATTGTTTTTAAGAGGTTTTTTGACTGCTTGTGACCACTTGTCTTCTGCTTCTCAAGAGGAAGTAGTAAAAGCAGTTTCAAACATGAAAGAAATATTTAAATTTCCGGTGTATAGAGATACTCAGCTAAAGGCGATGTCTACAAAAGGTTCGGCTGTTTTGATTGCGCCGACTGGCTATGGAAAGACAGAGGCTTCTCTTTTGTGGAGTGACAACAACCAAAATGAAGTAAAAGGGAAGAGAATTTTTTATTTATTGCCTTATACTGCAAGTATTAATGCTATGTATAATAGGTTTAAAGATACTTTTGGGGATGATAGAGTTGCTTTGCTCCATGGAAAAGCGGTATATTTTTTGTATAAAGAGTTTACCAAATCGGGAGAGGATTATTTCAGTGCGGTGACAAAAGCTAAAACGAAATATAACTTATCTCAAAAGATTTTTAAACCTTATAAAGTTTTGACTCCTTTTCAAATATTAAAGCACTTTTTTGGGGTAGGAGGCTTTGAACAGCATATTGGAGAAATGACAGGAGGGCTGTTTATTTTAGATGAAGTTCATAGCTATGATCCCCATACTACTGCTCTAATACTTGAAAGTTTAAAATATCTGAAAGAGGAGTACAAAGTAGAAGTTCTCATAATGTCAGCAACACTGCCAAAATTTTTAAAAGAACTTTTTATGAAAGAACTAAATATAGGATGTTTAATTGAGCCTTCAAAAGAAGAGCTTAAGAAAATTGCAAGGCACAAAGTTTCAGTTATTGAAGGAGATGTTTTTTCTAATATAGGCAAAATAATAAAAGATACAAAGGAGAATAAAAATGTTCTTGTTGTTTGCAATACTGTTGGCCATGCACAAAAAGTTTATAGTGAATTAAAAGAATATACAGATAAGAGTGCCCTCTTACATTCAAGGTTTATTCTAAAAGATAGGGAAAAAATAGAGCAAAATTTAGATAATGTGCAATTATTAGTTGGTACGCAGGCAATAGAAGTTTCATTAGATATAGACTTTGATGCTTTATATACTGAACCTGCTCCTATTGATGCACTTATTCAAAGGTTTGGAAGAGTGAACAGAAAAGGATATAAGGGTGTATCGCCAGTTTATATTTTTTCACAAGGGTCTGAGGTAGATAAAAATGTATATAAAAATCAACAAGTGGTAAGTAAAACATTAGAACTTTTAAGAGAATGGGACATTTTAAGTGAGGACCTAATACAAAATTTAGTTGATGAAGTTTATAAAGAGGGATATGTGGGTAAAGATTATGAGGAGTTTATTCGAGCAAAAGAAAGTTTTAGAAATGTTATAAAACAGTTGTATCCATTTATTGAAACAAAACATTTAAAAGAAGAATTTTATGAACTATTTGATAATAGAGAAGTTGTGCCTTATGTTTTTAAAGAAGAGTATTTAGAGAAAGTTAAGAATAAGGAATATTTTGAAGCTACAGGATATATAGTTGGAATTTCTCAGAGAAGATACATTGCATTAAAAAAGCAAAATCTTATTGAAGATCAAGATTATAATATAGGTTTTGCATATTGTGAGTATGACAAAGACTTAGGCTTACTGATAGATAAACCTTACAGTAATATCTTTGCTGATGATTTTCAATATTAA
- the cas5b gene encoding type I-B CRISPR-associated protein Cas5b → MRVLRVHLVGWTASFRYPIFVTGYQPTLPVPPVSTIYGLISAAKGEYVTPQDTKVGYVMRSDAKGVDLETIYMLSNDNSVKSNVYKREFLLNPDLYIYLTNLSFKEAFKKPEYSLLLGRSSDLIMVTEIKEIELIQKHGRKRVGGTVVPFCEEGIWGPLQALPMYFSNTIPREVIGIKPYYVLGDFIEYEGDSFLYDEELEWGVYIHG, encoded by the coding sequence ATGAGAGTTTTAAGGGTGCATCTTGTGGGCTGGACTGCATCATTTAGATATCCAATTTTTGTCACGGGGTATCAGCCTACCTTACCTGTACCGCCTGTATCTACTATATATGGTCTTATTTCTGCTGCCAAAGGAGAGTATGTAACGCCACAGGATACAAAAGTAGGTTATGTAATGAGAAGTGATGCAAAAGGAGTTGATTTAGAAACTATATACATGCTTTCAAATGATAATAGCGTAAAATCTAATGTCTATAAGAGAGAATTTTTGTTAAATCCAGATTTGTATATATACCTCACAAATCTAAGTTTTAAAGAAGCCTTCAAAAAACCAGAATATTCTCTCCTTTTGGGGAGAAGTTCTGACCTTATAATGGTGACAGAGATAAAAGAGATTGAGTTAATACAAAAACATGGCAGGAAAAGAGTTGGCGGTACAGTTGTGCCTTTTTGTGAAGAAGGAATATGGGGACCTCTTCAGGCACTACCGATGTATTTTTCAAATACAATACCAAGAGAGGTTATTGGCATTAAACCATATTATGTTTTGGGAGATTTTATAGAATATGAAGGGGATAGCTTTTTGTACGATGAGGAATTAGAATGGGGAGTATATATACATGGGTAA
- the cas7i gene encoding type I-B CRISPR-associated protein Cas7/Cst2/DevR gives MNNVNGFILVDAPASALNNAGPDVGAKTENTIAVKKIRRGRGEYVYVSGQAFRYWVRSSLKNIFGWELSPIERDSKIAFTAANPFKYPDDDMFGYMKAIGKKSGSTLTRVSPFKCSPLISVTPVNIVNDFGVMARHEGDPVPYEHEFYSTVLKGIFSLDLDSVGRFSSVNKTGYMNITEAYKEEWEAHNCTVEEDGKVVTLPAEVRAKRASELIGVLPYIFGGAKQTFHLTDVSPKFIVLAILNCGNNIFMNIAVDDRGEAAINVKALKEVILDYQENIISDVYIGKREGFMDEYNEDLRQMTDELNRTLSNIKVHLLTVNEAVSEFQQVVSGFYKR, from the coding sequence ATGAATAATGTAAATGGGTTTATATTAGTAGATGCTCCTGCTTCTGCTTTGAATAATGCGGGGCCAGATGTGGGGGCAAAGACAGAAAATACGATTGCTGTAAAAAAGATAAGAAGAGGGAGAGGAGAATACGTTTACGTTTCAGGACAGGCTTTTAGGTATTGGGTGAGGAGTTCTTTAAAAAATATTTTTGGATGGGAATTGTCTCCTATTGAGAGAGATTCTAAAATAGCCTTCACGGCAGCAAATCCTTTTAAATACCCAGATGATGATATGTTTGGATATATGAAGGCAATAGGTAAAAAGTCTGGTAGCACACTTACAAGAGTTTCTCCTTTTAAGTGCTCACCATTAATTTCTGTAACTCCTGTAAATATTGTGAATGATTTTGGGGTTATGGCAAGACATGAAGGAGACCCTGTGCCTTATGAACATGAGTTTTACTCTACAGTTTTAAAAGGAATTTTTTCTCTTGACTTAGATTCGGTGGGTAGATTTAGCAGTGTAAATAAAACTGGATATATGAATATAACAGAAGCTTATAAAGAAGAATGGGAAGCACATAATTGTACGGTTGAAGAAGATGGCAAGGTGGTAACTTTACCAGCGGAAGTAAGGGCTAAAAGAGCTAGTGAACTCATAGGGGTACTGCCGTATATATTTGGAGGTGCTAAACAAACATTCCACTTGACAGATGTTTCTCCAAAGTTTATCGTCTTAGCTATTTTAAACTGCGGAAATAACATTTTTATGAATATTGCAGTTGATGATAGAGGAGAAGCTGCTATAAATGTAAAAGCTTTAAAAGAAGTTATTTTGGATTATCAAGAAAACATTATATCTGATGTGTATATTGGTAAAAGAGAAGGATTTATGGACGAATACAATGAGGATTTAAGGCAAATGACTGATGAGTTAAACAGAACATTATCAAACATAAAAGTACATCTTTTAACAGTAAATGAGGCGGTATCTGAGTTTCAGCAAGTAGTTAGTGGCTTTTATAAGAGGTGA
- the cas8a1 gene encoding type I-B CRISPR-associated protein Cas8b1/Cst1, whose translation MNNIFTYTGNPFVDAGITAMLVWLGKEKPEDIEDYEVKNLIDEITDLYTKDGWNKIMYSIFPNSKLTNPSVKDKKGEYTKFLNELLSEVTVLGNGGNCIACGRRNYKRQFTKTQVPLTGTSDFINFFSYGKEGADYCSVCALAIQFSPLIFYKAGNLVCLQSNNKEAEKIYANKCKTFIDMQKATKNYTGCNDEGYTNPVNALFHLASDIILTYDRRDWQKDNTNIRLYYFTNFNQPPIDNLSIFDMPDKIFKFLAYALQHEEKDNWKKVIKRGYISTKKVNLEDEEKYKNLRNDVYERLLRGESILGYFVDTSERKTLVGWSFLEYYMKGVRGLEEKRLETIKRVSDDIAELIKAKGNVRRLTQLETAKTYGEFRNVLRLVIKDRINAGFERPLFTIDEYEKYLFPEGNLSWKETQDLIIFRLYEQLHNWLTGNEEIKEIVIGEESDNEIEKEELSYE comes from the coding sequence TTGAATAATATATTTACTTATACAGGAAATCCTTTTGTTGATGCGGGAATAACTGCTATGTTAGTATGGCTGGGGAAGGAAAAACCTGAAGACATTGAGGATTACGAGGTTAAAAATTTAATAGATGAAATAACGGATTTGTATACAAAAGATGGTTGGAATAAGATAATGTATTCTATCTTTCCAAATAGCAAGCTGACAAATCCCAGTGTAAAAGACAAAAAAGGAGAATATACAAAATTTCTCAATGAGTTATTATCAGAAGTCACTGTTTTAGGAAACGGGGGAAACTGTATTGCATGTGGCAGGAGAAATTATAAAAGACAATTTACAAAAACTCAAGTGCCTCTAACAGGGACAAGTGATTTTATAAATTTCTTTTCTTATGGCAAAGAAGGAGCAGATTACTGTTCTGTCTGTGCCTTAGCTATTCAATTTTCACCTCTTATTTTTTATAAAGCTGGGAATTTAGTATGTTTGCAGTCAAACAATAAAGAAGCAGAAAAAATTTATGCTAATAAATGCAAAACTTTTATTGATATGCAAAAGGCGACAAAAAACTACACAGGGTGTAATGACGAAGGGTATACTAACCCTGTTAATGCCTTGTTTCATTTAGCTTCAGATATTATATTGACTTATGACAGAAGGGATTGGCAAAAGGATAATACAAATATAAGACTTTACTATTTTACTAATTTTAATCAACCGCCTATTGATAATTTATCAATATTTGATATGCCAGATAAGATATTTAAATTTTTGGCTTATGCACTTCAGCACGAAGAAAAAGATAACTGGAAAAAGGTTATAAAAAGAGGGTACATCTCAACCAAAAAAGTTAATTTAGAAGATGAGGAGAAGTACAAAAATTTACGCAATGATGTCTATGAAAGGCTTTTAAGAGGAGAGTCAATATTGGGATATTTTGTAGACACAAGCGAAAGAAAGACTTTAGTAGGCTGGAGTTTTCTTGAGTATTACATGAAAGGAGTGAGAGGTTTGGAAGAGAAAAGGCTTGAGACTATAAAAAGAGTAAGTGACGATATTGCTGAACTTATAAAGGCAAAAGGCAATGTACGAAGACTTACTCAACTTGAGACTGCAAAAACTTATGGGGAGTTTAGAAATGTTCTAAGACTGGTAATTAAAGACAGGATAAATGCAGGATTTGAAAGGCCATTATTTACCATTGACGAATACGAAAAATACCTTTTTCCAGAGGGGAATTTGTCTTGGAAAGAAACTCAAGACCTTATAATATTTAGGCTTTATGAACAGTTACATAATTGGCTTACTGGAAATGAAGAGATAAAAGAAATTGTTATTGGTGAAGAGAGTGATAATGAAATAGAGAAGGAGGAATTAAGTTATGAATAA
- a CDS encoding peptidoglycan-binding domain-containing protein: MLNKLGYTTGGVDGIFGKNTDAAIRAFQKANGLTPDGIIGPKTLQALTKAANSISSASATPKSNTAAATVKPVTLSSGSTTPVQQKSSSTYQTPQNTTNTKTASTSYVIQTSTNKSYSGSTTPVPSNPVTSNTVASNKTYSNSASTVPALNGSSTAKSVPVNTATISAGNGTAVYKSASASPSVIPTGGSNTPSSAKNNAVITAYTAYSKSGSTTPVQTNGRLYPSYLKSGSVTPYRSASTTPITYSKNGSTTPIAGGSTTPRINILAGQINGSTTPQNYKVYNKNGQITTNQQNVNTVTVLKNFGEGIGDAVVDTLKGVWTIATHPVETAQGIAYAATHPVETANAIKEEAIKTYNDFKTGDANTKSKIAGRIVGEVGLAVVGTKGIDKGIKAVKEATVIAGTAKTAETAVDITKAGKAAGVAEKVVEKISKAVPKIESTSVKETAISPSKLAQMAQGTKDYPGIDRFRDIT; this comes from the coding sequence GTGTTAAACAAATTGGGATATACCACAGGCGGGGTTGACGGTATATTTGGTAAAAACACAGATGCAGCAATAAGAGCCTTTCAAAAAGCAAATGGACTGACACCAGATGGAATAATAGGACCTAAAACACTTCAGGCACTGACAAAAGCAGCAAATAGTATATCAAGTGCAAGTGCGACACCAAAATCAAATACAGCAGCAGCGACTGTAAAACCTGTAACATTAAGTAGCGGCAGTACAACACCTGTGCAGCAAAAAAGCTCAAGCACTTATCAAACACCGCAAAATACGACAAATACAAAAACAGCAAGTACATCATATGTAATTCAAACAAGCACAAACAAGAGCTATAGTGGGAGTACAACTCCGGTGCCATCAAATCCTGTTACATCCAATACGGTAGCATCGAACAAAACATACTCAAACAGTGCAAGTACAGTTCCTGCATTAAATGGAAGTAGCACAGCAAAGTCTGTACCTGTAAATACAGCAACCATATCAGCAGGAAATGGAACAGCCGTATATAAAAGTGCAAGTGCATCACCTTCTGTTATTCCTACAGGAGGTAGTAACACACCAAGTTCAGCAAAAAATAATGCTGTAATAACAGCCTATACAGCATACAGCAAAAGTGGAAGCACAACGCCTGTGCAAACTAATGGAAGACTTTATCCATCATATCTTAAAAGCGGAAGTGTCACGCCATACAGATCAGCAAGCACAACACCAATTACATACAGCAAAAATGGCAGCACAACTCCAATAGCAGGAGGAAGTACAACACCAAGAATAAACATACTTGCCGGGCAAATAAATGGAAGCACAACACCACAAAATTATAAAGTATACAACAAAAACGGACAAATAACAACAAACCAGCAAAATGTAAATACAGTAACAGTGTTAAAAAATTTTGGAGAAGGCATAGGTGATGCAGTAGTTGACACATTAAAAGGAGTATGGACAATAGCCACACATCCAGTAGAGACTGCACAGGGAATAGCCTATGCAGCAACACATCCTGTTGAGACAGCAAATGCAATAAAAGAGGAAGCAATAAAGACATATAACGACTTTAAAACAGGGGATGCAAATACAAAATCGAAGATAGCAGGAAGGATAGTAGGAGAAGTAGGGTTAGCAGTAGTAGGGACAAAAGGGATAGACAAAGGGATTAAAGCAGTAAAAGAAGCAACAGTAATAGCAGGAACTGCGAAAACTGCAGAGACAGCGGTAGATATAACAAAAGCAGGGAAAGCAGCAGGAGTTGCAGAAAAAGTAGTAGAGAAAATCTCTAAAGCTGTACCCAAAATAGAGTCAACTTCTGTAAAAGAAACTGCTATATCTCCATCAAAACTTGCACAAATGGCTCAGGGTACTAAGGACTATCCAGGCATAGATAGATTTAGAGATATAACATAA